A genomic stretch from Setaria viridis chromosome 1, Setaria_viridis_v4.0, whole genome shotgun sequence includes:
- the LOC117842810 gene encoding uncharacterized protein At4g06744, which yields MDDFSISLSIFLFIYCIAGTVAYPELLPHKANPQPHDFPNEKLYRSYLVIQRFKSTVTSDPKNVTATWTGNDICGETTYVGFHCGALPGRDNQLTVTKIILNGYSLHAPKLQGFVDQIPDLALFHAASNNFGGDIPRLVGLGYLYKLNARSDLPLHPQDRYGGQVGVNPQFKSQCLTATINFTFHFGIPGGKGRQIPGVTDAKALLLNHNNLSGPLPLDLGFSKLSYLAVANNKLTGPIPSSIGHLQDSLFEVLLLNNQLSGCLPHELGMLNKAAVIDASMNQLTGPIPASFSCLSSVEQLNLGGNRLYGQVPDVLCKLAGPAGRLANLTLSGNYFTSVAPACAALIKDGVLDVKNNCIPGLANQRRPAECAAFQSQPKTCPAATTQVACPAAPAAPPGERNAIRDYSSYVTYATLHD from the coding sequence ATGGACGACTTCAGTATATCACTCTCCATCTTCCTATTCATCTATTGTATTGCTGGTACAGTAGCATACCCTGAATTACTACCCCACAAGGCAAACCCACAGCCACATGATTTCCCAAATGAGAAACTATATCGCTCCTATCTGGTGATCCAGCGCTTCAAGAGCACCGTTACCAGCGACCCCAAGAACGTCACCGCCACCTGGACCGGCAATGATATCTGTGGAGAGACAACCTACGTGGGTTTCCACTGCGGAGCACTGCCTGGGCGAGATAATCAGTTGACAGTCACAAAGATTATTTTGAATGGGTATAGTCTACATGCACCGAAGCTGCAAGGGTTTGTAGATCAGATCCCCGATCTTGCGCTTTTCCATGCTGCTTCCAACAATTTTGGTGGCGACATTCCACGCCTCGTTGGACTCGGGTATTTGTACAAGCTCAATGCCAGAAGCGACCTTCCATTACACCCTCAGGACCGATACGGGGGACAAGTCGGAGTCAATCCACAATTTAAAAGTCAGTGCCTGACCGCTACCATAAACTTCACATTCCATTTCGGAATTCCGGGTGGTAAGGGACGGCAAATTCCTGGTGTTACGGATGCTAAGGCGCTCCTTCTCAACCACAACAACCTCTCTGGGCCACTTCCGCTGGACCTTGGCTTCTCCAAGTTGAGCTACCTCGCCGTCGCCAACAACAAGCTCACGGGGCCAATCCCATCATCCATAGGTCACCTGCAAGACTCCCTCTTCGAGGTGCTCCTCCTCAACAATCAGCTCTCGGGCTGCCTTCCCCACGAGCTCGGCATGCTGAACAAGGCAGCTGTGATCGACGCCAGCATGAACCAGCTCACCGGCCCGATACCAGCATCCTTCTCGTGCCTCAGCAGCGTTGAGCAGCTCAACCTGGGCGGGAACCGCCTCTACGGCCAGGTACCAGACGTGCTTTGCAAGCTCgctggcccggccggccgcctcgcCAACCTCACGCTGTCCGGCAACTATTTCACCTCGGTGGCGCCGGCATGCGCGGCGCTGATCAAAGACGGCGTGCTGGACGTGAAGAACAACTGCATTCCAGGCCTCGCCAACCAGAGGCGCCCGGCGGAGTGCGCGGCGTTCCAGAGCCAGCCCAAGACGTGCCCGGCGGCGACCACTCAGGTGGCATGTCCCGCCGCACCTGCCGCCCCGCCGGGGGAGAGGAATGCCATCAGGGACTACTCCAGCTACGTCACGTACGCTACTCTGCATGATTGA
- the LOC117845737 gene encoding uncharacterized protein yields the protein MCCAKQPVKSSMLLLLVWLLLSYFFGNIHCSTVPKNSTDMLSLLDFKQAITNDPGKVLSNWTASTPYCQWAGVKCSRTHTDRVVVLDLAGHSLTGTLTASLGNLTFLRILNLSVNHFSGHLPHLNHLHQLEVLNLSSNSLQGVIPDTLTNCSNLRKLFLAYNFLEGEIPLNVGLLSKLSTLQLTNTNLTGAIPPSLNNTLLEKIGLANNRLTGSIPSELGYLSNLSVLLLGGNMLSGVFPAFLLNMSTLIGLDLGGNLLHGELPSNIGSVFPSLRILLLGINKFEGQIPASIGNASNLEVIALSSNNFTGQVPSSFGNLLQLNKLILEDNMLEAPDTKSWEFLYALRNCNHLNVLSLAGNRLTGAIPDYIGKLPTGLAKLYLDDNHLSGLVPSSIGNLTGLICLDLDNNKLTGTIGEWIGMLKKLQYLDLSENSLNGPIPSSIGNLTRLGVLDLGHNEFTGTIPTSLAYLQQLTDLNFSYNKLEGNLPSVVFSIPTLNTFVLSYNKLEGPMPSEVGHLTQLTELLLSSNKIFGEIPDTLSQCQELNILELDKNCLTGSIPVSLGNLKSLSVLNLSHNNFSGLNPSAIGDIKTLTRLDLSYNRLQGEIPFG from the coding sequence ATGTGTTGCGCGAAGCAACCCGTGAAAAGCAGCATGCTCTTACTATTGGTTTGGCTGCTGCTATCATATTTCTTTGGCAATATTCATTGCTCAACTGTCCCCAAGAACAGCACGGACATGCTTTCACTGCTTGATTTCAAGCAGGCCATCACTAATGATCCGGGGAAAGTTTTGAGCAACTGGACTGCTAGCACTCCTTATTGCCAGTGGGCAGGCGTCAAATGCAGCCGGACGCACACAGACCGTGTCGTCGTGCTGGACCTCGCCGGCCACAGTTTGACGGGCACGTTGACAGCTTCACTTGGGAACTTAACGTTCCTTAGGATACTCAACCTGTCCGTGAATCACTTCTCTGGTCACTTGCCACATCTTAACCATCTCCACCAATTGGAGGTCCTTAATCTGAGCAGTAACTCCCTACAAGGGGTAATTCCAGATACACTCACAAACTGTTCCAATCTTAGAAAATTATTCCTTGCCTACAACTTTCTAGAAGGTGAAATTCCACTGAATGTTGGTCTCCTATCAAAATTATCAACATTGCAACTTACGAACACTAATCTGACCGGAGCCATCCCACCAAGTCTCAATAATACTCTTCTAGAAAAAATCGGCCTTGCAAATAATCGGCTCACAGGAAGCATTCCAAGTGAGCTTGGATATTTGTCAAATCTGTCAGTTCTGCTTCTCGGCGGCAATATGCTATCAGGTGTATTCCCAGCATTCCTACTTAACATGTCTACCCTAATTGGGTTGGATTTAGGTGGGAATTTGCTACACGGGGAGTTGCCATCTAACATCGGCAGCGTGTTCCCTAGTCTCCGTATTCTTCTTCTAGGCATCAACAAGTTTGAAGGCCAAATCCCGGCTTCAATAGGCAATGCTTCAAATCTTGAAGTGATAGCTCTATCATCAAACAATTTCACTGGTCAAGTTCCTAGTTCTTTTGGTAACCTTCTTCAGCTAAATAAGCTAATTCTAGAGGATAACATGCTTGAAGCACCAGACACCAAAAGCTGGGAATTCTTATATGCCTTGAGAAACTGTAATCATTTGAATGTGCTCTCACTAGCAGGAAATCGGCTAACTGGAGCTATTCCAGATTATATTGGCAAGTTGCCCACTGGACTTGCAAAACTATATTTGGACGACAACCACCTATCAGGGTTAGTGCCCTCAAGCATAGGAAACCTGACTGGCTTGATTTGCTTGGATCTAGATAACAACAAACTTACTGGTACAATTGGAGAATGGATTGGGATGCTAAAAAAACTACAATATCTAGATCTTAGTGAGAACAGCCTCAATGGGCCCATCCCATCCTCCATTGGCAATCTTACGCGGTTGGGGGTCCTAGATCTAGGACATAATGAATTCACTGGTACTATACCTACCAGCCTGGCATACCTTCAACAGCTCACAGATTTAAATTTCTCCTACAATAAATTAGAAGGTAACCTACCTTCAGTGGTTTTTAGTATCCCAACATTGAACACATTCGTGCTGTCGTACAATAAATTAGAGGGTCCAATGCCTTCAGAAGTTGGTCATCTTACACAACTCACTGAACTACTTCTTTCATCCAACAAAATCTTTGGTGAAATTCCTGACACTTTGAGTCAATGTCAAGAGTTGAATATCCTCGAACTGGACAAAAATTGTCTCACAGGAAGCATTCCGGTGTCTCTTGGTAACTTGAAGAGTTTGAGCGTGCTTAATCTTTCCCACAATAATTTTTCGGGCTTGAACCCATCAGCTATAGGTGACATAAAAACTCTCACCCGCTTGGATCTTTCTTATAATCGTCTACAAGGAGAAATACCATTCGGTTGA